A part of Phoenix dactylifera cultivar Barhee BC4 chromosome 2, palm_55x_up_171113_PBpolish2nd_filt_p, whole genome shotgun sequence genomic DNA contains:
- the LOC103719981 gene encoding zinc finger protein ZAT5 has translation MEAPEEAMGSNSTTSNGMGGECTHGASATIVAKGKRTKRQRIHPPALAAAMAVTDSSSASSADASGSITEEEEDMANCLILLAQGRGRSLDPGPKPESPAEEGGGTEKFTSRRFTEAAATTTGGKAGFYVYECKTCNKCFPSFQALGGHRASHKKPKLAIPAAEEKKKMVEEDMLRMSMNSFPKAVVGGSSSSTKPRVHECSICGSEFNSGQALGGHMRRHRPAVIPEAPEAKKERTILSLDLNLPAPSDDDRPDLQTPSSPAFSFATKPPLIFSPSASALVDCHY, from the coding sequence ATGGAAGCTCCAGAAGAAGCCATGGGCTCCAACAGCACCACCAGCAACGGCATGGGCGGCGAGTGTACTCATGGCGCCTCCGCCACCATCGTCGCGAAAGGAAAGCGCACCAAGCGGCAAAGGATCCACCCGCCGGCCCTGGCGGCTGCCATGGCGGTCACGGACTCCTCGTCGGCCTCCTCGGCTGATGCTTCGGGGAGCAtcaccgaggaggaggaggacatgGCCAATTGCCTCATCCTCCTTGCCCAGGGCCGCGGCCGCTCCCTCGATCCCGGCCCCAAGCCGGAATCGCCGGCCGAAGAGGGCGGCGGGACCGAGAAGTTCACGAGCCGGAGATTCACAGAGGCGGCGGCGACGACTACCGGCGGCAAGGCTGGGTTCTACGTCTACGAGTGCAAGACATGCAACAAATGCTTCCCGTCGTTCCAGGCGCTCGGCGGGCACCGCGCCAGCCACAAGAAGCCTAAGCTGGCGATCCCGGCGgccgaagagaagaagaagatggtcgAAGAAGATATGCTGCGGATGAGCATGAATTCTTTCCCCAAGGCAGTCGtcggcggcagcagcagcagcaccaAGCCGAGGGTGCACGAGTGCTCGATTTGCGGTTCGGAGTTCAACTCCGGCCAGGCGCTGGGGGGCCACATGCGGCGGCACCGGCCGGCGGTCATCCCGGAGGCCCCAGAAGCCAAGAAGGAGCGGACTATCCTCTCCTTGGATCTAAACCTTCCCGCGCCCTCCGACGACGACCGGCCCGACCTCCAAACACCGTCCTCCCCGGCTTTCTCCTTTGCCACCAAGCCGCCGCTCATCTTCTCGCCGTCGGCGTCAGCCCTGGTGGATTGCCATTACTGA
- the LOC103719980 gene encoding superoxide dismutase [Cu-Zn], chloroplastic, producing MAARTVWTASPPHARCSPFVPSPARPLRSTLLGRSPRRFSSSRLAVSAPGRALTIVAATKKAVAVLKGSSQVEGVVTLLQEDNGPTTVKVCVSGLTPGPHGFHLHEHGDTTNGCISTGAHFNPNNMTHGAPEDQIRHAGDLGNIIANSDGVAEATIVDNQIPLSGPNAIIGRAFVVHELQDDLGKGGHELSLTTGNAGGRLACGVVGLTPVM from the exons ATGGCCGCCCGCACCGTCTGGACCGCGTCGCCGCCCCACGCCCGGTGCTCTCCTTTCGTGCCCTCCCCTGCTCGACCATTGCGCTCGACTCTCCTCGGGCGCTCTCCCCGCCGTTTCTCCTCCTCGAGGCTCGCCGTCTCCGCCCCCGGGAGGGCACTGACCATCGTCGCCGCTACCAAGAAGGCGGTCGCCGTCCTGAAGGGCAGCTCCCAGGTCGAGGGCGTCGTCACCCTCCTCCAAGAAGACAACG GTCCCACAACTGTAAAAGTTTGTGTTTCTGGACTCACACCTGGACCTCATGGCTTCCATCTT CATGAGCATGGGGACACTACCAATGGGTGCATCTCAACAG GGGCGCATTTCAACCCTAACAACATGACCCATGGTGCTCCAGAAGACCAAATCCGTCATGCAGGTGACCTGGGAAACATAATTGCAAACTCTGATG GAGTGGCTGAGGCAACAATTGTAGATAACCAG ATTCCACTGAGTGGACCTAATGCAATTATTGGAAGAGCATTTGTGGTTCATGAACTTCAGGATGATCTGGGAAAGG GAGGGCATGAACTTAGCCTTACCACTGGAAATGCGGGAGGGCGATTGGCATGTG GTGTTGTTGGGTTGACTCCAGTTATGTGA